The following are encoded together in the Sphingomonas insulae genome:
- a CDS encoding FAD binding domain-containing protein codes for MNRFDYHRPASIAEAVAAGATDGAVYLGAGTNLLDLMKGGVTRPVQLVDLTKLPGLDGIETLANGDVRIGALVRNSTLAFDARFARRFPAVAEALLSGASPQLRNAATVGGNLLQRTRCAYFYDTASACNRRVPGSGCDAIGGENRMHAVLGWSEQCIATHPSDFCVPLVALGAIVEIEGLDGRRDVPLADLHRLPGDTPAVETVLAPGDLIVAVRLPAEAQAFAAHQRYIKVRERTSYAFAVVSAAAALDIADGRIVSGRLAFGGLAAKPWRAAEAEALLAGGAPERATFERAAAAALVDARASGDNAFKIDLARRIAVRALIRAAAGTPDRLPPLPASPFAAAAGEIDHD; via the coding sequence ATGAACCGGTTCGACTATCACCGTCCCGCCAGCATCGCAGAGGCGGTGGCCGCCGGCGCGACCGATGGCGCGGTGTATCTGGGGGCGGGGACCAACCTGCTCGACCTGATGAAGGGCGGGGTGACGCGGCCGGTGCAGCTGGTCGACCTGACGAAGCTGCCCGGGCTCGACGGGATCGAGACGCTGGCAAATGGCGACGTGCGGATCGGCGCGCTGGTGCGCAACAGCACGCTGGCGTTCGACGCCCGCTTCGCGCGCCGATTTCCGGCGGTCGCGGAGGCGCTGCTGTCGGGCGCATCGCCGCAATTGCGCAACGCCGCGACGGTCGGCGGCAACCTGCTGCAACGGACGCGCTGCGCGTATTTCTACGACACCGCCAGCGCCTGCAACCGGCGCGTGCCGGGATCGGGATGCGACGCGATCGGCGGCGAGAACCGGATGCATGCGGTGCTCGGCTGGAGCGAGCAGTGCATCGCGACCCACCCATCCGATTTCTGCGTGCCGCTGGTGGCATTGGGTGCGATCGTCGAGATCGAGGGGCTGGACGGACGCCGCGACGTGCCGCTCGCCGACCTGCACCGTCTGCCGGGCGATACGCCCGCGGTGGAGACGGTGCTGGCGCCGGGCGACCTGATCGTCGCGGTCCGGCTGCCCGCCGAGGCGCAGGCGTTCGCCGCGCACCAGCGCTACATCAAGGTGCGTGAGCGGACATCCTATGCGTTTGCGGTGGTGTCGGCGGCGGCGGCGCTGGATATCGCGGATGGCCGTATCGTGTCGGGGCGGCTGGCGTTCGGCGGGCTCGCCGCCAAGCCGTGGCGCGCCGCCGAGGCGGAGGCGCTGCTTGCCGGCGGGGCGCCGGAACGCGCGACCTTCGAACGGGCGGCCGCGGCGGCACTGGTCGATGCGCGTGCGTCCGGGGACAATGCGTTCAAGATCGATCTGGCGCGGCGCATCGCGGTGCGTGCACTGATCCGCGCCGCGGCGGGGACGCCCGATCGCCTGCCGCCGCTACCCGCTTCCCCCTTCGCCGCTGCTGCCGGAGAAATCGATCATGACTGA
- a CDS encoding (2Fe-2S)-binding protein, with translation MTFSIGLTINHQHHAITLDDPRVTLLDLVRERLHLTGTKKGCDRGQCGACTMLVDGRRINSCLALALSHDGAEVMTIEGVANGAELHPVQQAFIAHDGFQCGFCTPGQIMSAIGLIGEAQAGDDRERVREG, from the coding sequence ATGACTTTCTCCATCGGCCTGACGATCAACCACCAGCATCACGCGATCACGCTCGACGATCCGCGGGTGACCTTGCTCGACCTGGTGCGCGAACGGCTGCACCTGACCGGCACGAAGAAGGGCTGCGACCGCGGCCAGTGCGGCGCCTGCACGATGCTGGTCGATGGGCGGCGGATCAATTCCTGCCTGGCACTGGCGCTGAGCCATGACGGTGCCGAGGTGATGACGATCGAGGGTGTCGCCAACGGTGCGGAATTGCACCCGGTGCAACAGGCGTTCATCGCGCACGACGGCTTTCAGTGCGGTTTCTGCACGCCGGGCCAGATCATGAGCGCGATCGGGCTGATCGGCGAGGCGCAGGCGGGCGACGATCGCGAACGGGTACGCGAGGGATGA
- a CDS encoding TetR/AcrR family transcriptional regulator, producing MRTDAARNRNTLVAAAKTVFARDGAAASLDAVVREAGFGIGTLYRHFPTREALYEAVYRRDIERLVELGQAAADSVDPVEDLRRWLHAMVGTVATKKGMIAAFALAADTTSAISARWTGSLTVALDALLYRAIRTGEVRGDVRGEELLLAVVGMCMLRDQPGWQASVLRLIDTLVDGLRTDRGAQAPG from the coding sequence ATGAGGACCGATGCGGCGCGTAACCGCAACACGCTGGTCGCCGCCGCCAAGACGGTGTTCGCGCGCGACGGCGCCGCGGCCAGCCTGGATGCGGTGGTGCGCGAGGCGGGGTTCGGCATCGGCACGCTCTATCGCCACTTTCCGACGCGAGAGGCGCTGTACGAGGCGGTCTACCGCCGCGATATCGAACGGCTGGTCGAACTGGGCCAGGCCGCGGCCGACAGCGTCGATCCGGTCGAGGACCTGCGCCGCTGGCTGCACGCGATGGTCGGCACGGTCGCGACCAAGAAGGGCATGATCGCCGCCTTTGCGCTGGCGGCGGACACAACCTCCGCCATCTCGGCGCGCTGGACGGGATCGCTGACCGTTGCGCTCGATGCGCTGCTGTACCGCGCGATCCGCACCGGCGAGGTCCGCGGCGACGTCCGCGGCGAGGAGTTGCTGCTCGCCGTCGTCGGGATGTGCATGCTCCGCGACCAGCCCGGCTGGCAGGCGAGCGTGCTTCGCCTGATCGACACGCTGGTCGACGGCCTGCGCACCGACCGCGGTGCGCAGGCGCCCGGCTGA
- a CDS encoding calcium-binding protein: MNTVLQRAILALDAYNRGRPDDVGLRMPTNRVAGAIVSILSTENPAYNSAFAATSYNLVAPGAGTVIAYRGTDHLGGDLFTGYAQGAGGLDPQAIDAINFYNATKQSIANSPGANSSASIVTTGHSLGGGLAGLVSALYGLDSTIFNNMPFQAAAENYNVQAQLAGTVNATQYSQPLKDLIYGSGTVGSIFNNNPVTYSNAHDFLGVFRHLATNVEHELEAGDGPWISTPVLGHSMATQVALVYASTNNLTSWLPASGYLWNAFISTDVAGRVGGLDSYRGTSDRSSALRTIIAYSAVDAGLTSADKPFGDTGIAAMFDDTADMAAAVNGETNSSFTRGVNYIASLAVLNAGNLAVQGVMQAAQSSAVDGVLDRGVNSDVFSIDLTQNRWNIGSSNAPTDYVRAIIDLGLANVSRASDLRSALSAFGKDASNYSDISSISYQTSLTTIGAGPSVPPASVEFTFLADASSGADTTNAPTATVRAIATAISSSQQVIGHDEDDIFLGGLGNDLLIGGGGRNALFGREGNDIISTSGTNDIISGGSGNDLIRLSSGSTATITFGRGDGKDVVRYASGQAGYNLRLDNLSINDISIIVGGSDNSYQAYGDVGSANVQFLVFKIKATGETITLAQQDADIGAVSSTSFQKNGLAYAAAQNPISSVMFKGGITWSASQLWAYIGGHALHGNVTSHMMTSFDRTSGYGFTGQRAKAAKYLHDINEQYFLVDPVKPAPVRIPGTSSPDYIVDDGGDDVIDPGLGDDTVELGAGNDTVLWNINSGKDSVVSLGEYNGSDVIKMGIGVARSNLTYTVDNYGSITIAVAEAGGSLTLQGQYFATSGNGDVSLELADGTQISHAQMMAAAATSIPANHQVISGTNGDDTINLPTFNFTYAGAKGNDTIYAGSSTTSLVGSGGEIRFATGDGNDIFDGGAGRQDGLFLSDSLPSDVSLKAIRPRYYPFSYFGGVVVALPGGDTFTINDQFALASGGQPEGIGAIRFADGTVWDRAAIQSHTAFGPTIMGTPYDEALTLASDYARVDAGKGDDYIAVSGNGGGEIIFRANDGHDILDNPGSGFHRSDTLALQDLNPADVSLMRTGEQMSLTVLATGAVFDAQFQFWEGGRDQGLDFIRFANGAVWNRSDMLSQIASNPTVMGTPYGEALTLASDYVRVDPGKGDDYIAVSGEGGGEIIFRANDGHDILDNPGSGFHRSDTLVLQGLNPADISLKRTGDQMSVTVLATNAVFHAQFQFWQGGQDQGLDFIRFADGTTWDRTRFEQEVVPPATGATYDARPQVLASQLVQAASAFDQSRGAIEFSMSNYNNKGFDTMFFAREAA; this comes from the coding sequence ATGAACACTGTCTTACAGCGCGCAATATTGGCACTTGATGCTTATAACCGTGGCAGGCCCGACGACGTCGGTCTTCGAATGCCAACTAATCGGGTCGCTGGTGCGATAGTGTCTATACTATCCACCGAGAACCCGGCCTACAACAGCGCTTTCGCGGCCACGAGTTATAACCTTGTAGCACCGGGTGCAGGAACCGTCATCGCGTATCGCGGAACTGACCATCTGGGCGGTGATCTATTCACCGGCTATGCGCAAGGGGCTGGCGGATTGGATCCTCAGGCGATCGATGCGATCAATTTTTACAACGCGACGAAACAATCGATCGCGAACTCGCCCGGAGCAAATTCGTCAGCGTCAATTGTGACAACCGGACATTCGCTAGGTGGCGGGCTCGCGGGCCTCGTGTCCGCTCTTTATGGCCTCGATAGCACTATCTTCAATAATATGCCTTTCCAAGCCGCGGCCGAGAATTATAACGTTCAGGCGCAACTGGCGGGCACCGTAAACGCGACACAGTACAGCCAGCCATTAAAGGACCTCATTTATGGATCCGGGACGGTCGGGTCGATATTTAATAATAACCCTGTCACGTATTCCAACGCGCATGATTTCCTCGGGGTCTTTCGTCACCTTGCTACTAATGTGGAGCATGAACTCGAAGCCGGTGACGGTCCATGGATTTCCACACCTGTGCTAGGTCATAGTATGGCAACACAGGTTGCGCTTGTCTATGCATCCACCAATAATCTCACGTCGTGGCTTCCTGCGTCCGGCTATCTCTGGAATGCGTTTATTTCAACAGATGTAGCAGGTCGTGTCGGAGGATTAGACTCCTATCGCGGAACAAGCGACAGAAGCTCTGCCCTGAGGACCATAATTGCTTACTCTGCTGTGGACGCGGGACTCACAAGTGCCGACAAGCCTTTTGGAGACACCGGCATAGCTGCTATGTTCGATGACACCGCCGATATGGCTGCTGCGGTCAATGGCGAGACCAATAGCTCGTTCACTAGGGGAGTGAACTATATCGCTAGCCTTGCCGTCCTGAATGCCGGAAATCTTGCAGTTCAGGGCGTCATGCAGGCCGCCCAATCTTCCGCCGTCGACGGGGTCCTTGATAGGGGCGTAAACTCCGACGTCTTCAGCATAGACCTTACCCAGAATCGCTGGAATATTGGATCGTCTAACGCGCCGACTGATTATGTAAGGGCGATCATTGACTTAGGCTTAGCAAACGTTAGCCGCGCCAGTGACCTAAGGTCAGCGCTGTCGGCTTTCGGCAAAGACGCGTCGAACTATTCGGACATAAGCTCGATTTCGTATCAAACGAGCCTGACTACAATTGGTGCAGGACCCTCGGTACCTCCGGCGAGTGTAGAGTTTACCTTCCTCGCGGACGCAAGCTCGGGTGCGGACACCACCAATGCGCCAACTGCTACTGTGCGAGCGATAGCCACGGCAATTTCTAGTAGTCAGCAAGTTATCGGGCACGACGAAGACGATATTTTTTTGGGTGGATTGGGCAACGACTTGCTTATTGGAGGCGGTGGAAGAAACGCCCTGTTCGGGAGAGAGGGCAACGACATCATTAGTACAAGCGGGACCAATGATATAATTTCAGGTGGCTCGGGAAATGACCTGATACGGTTGTCGTCCGGATCGACGGCGACCATCACTTTCGGTCGCGGGGACGGCAAGGACGTCGTCAGATACGCATCGGGCCAGGCTGGATACAATCTCCGCCTGGACAATCTCTCCATCAACGACATCAGCATCATCGTTGGCGGATCGGATAACAGTTATCAGGCCTATGGTGATGTTGGTAGCGCCAACGTTCAGTTCCTCGTTTTCAAGATCAAGGCGACGGGTGAAACGATCACGCTTGCGCAACAGGACGCAGATATCGGCGCGGTGTCCTCGACCTCTTTTCAAAAGAACGGGCTAGCCTACGCCGCCGCGCAAAACCCGATATCTTCCGTCATGTTCAAAGGCGGCATTACCTGGTCTGCCAGTCAGTTGTGGGCGTATATCGGCGGCCATGCATTGCATGGCAATGTCACCTCCCACATGATGACAAGCTTCGACAGGACGAGCGGTTACGGTTTTACGGGACAAAGGGCGAAGGCCGCAAAATATCTACATGACATAAATGAACAGTATTTTCTGGTCGATCCCGTCAAGCCAGCACCCGTCCGCATCCCCGGCACGTCGTCACCCGACTACATCGTGGATGACGGGGGAGATGACGTCATCGATCCAGGACTGGGCGACGACACCGTCGAGTTGGGTGCGGGTAATGATACTGTCTTGTGGAATATCAATTCGGGCAAAGACTCTGTCGTCTCGTTGGGAGAGTATAATGGCAGTGATGTCATCAAGATGGGGATCGGTGTCGCCCGGAGCAATTTGACCTATACGGTCGACAATTATGGTAGCATCACGATAGCTGTCGCTGAAGCAGGTGGCTCCCTGACGCTTCAGGGGCAGTATTTCGCCACCTCGGGTAATGGCGACGTCTCGCTCGAACTGGCGGATGGAACGCAGATCAGCCATGCGCAGATGATGGCGGCCGCTGCCACATCGATACCAGCGAACCATCAGGTCATCAGCGGTACGAATGGAGACGATACGATCAATCTGCCGACCTTCAACTTCACGTATGCAGGTGCAAAGGGCAACGACACTATTTATGCGGGGAGTTCCACGACGAGCCTTGTTGGATCAGGAGGGGAGATCCGCTTTGCGACCGGAGACGGCAACGACATTTTCGATGGCGGTGCCGGCAGGCAGGACGGTCTCTTTCTTTCGGACAGCTTGCCGTCAGACGTAAGCCTGAAAGCGATCAGGCCTCGATATTATCCCTTCTCCTATTTCGGTGGCGTCGTGGTTGCCCTTCCGGGCGGCGACACGTTTACCATCAACGATCAGTTCGCGCTGGCATCCGGGGGGCAACCCGAGGGCATCGGCGCGATCCGGTTCGCCGATGGTACGGTGTGGGACCGCGCGGCTATCCAGTCGCACACGGCGTTCGGCCCGACGATCATGGGGACGCCCTATGACGAGGCGCTGACCCTGGCATCCGACTATGCGCGGGTCGATGCCGGCAAGGGGGACGATTACATCGCCGTGTCGGGTAACGGCGGCGGGGAGATCATCTTCCGCGCGAACGACGGGCACGATATTCTCGACAATCCCGGCTCGGGTTTCCATCGGTCGGATACGCTCGCCCTTCAAGACCTGAATCCTGCCGACGTCTCGTTGATGCGAACCGGCGAGCAGATGAGTTTGACCGTGCTGGCAACGGGCGCGGTCTTCGACGCGCAGTTCCAATTCTGGGAAGGGGGACGGGACCAGGGACTCGATTTCATTCGCTTCGCCAACGGAGCGGTCTGGAACAGATCGGATATGCTCTCCCAGATCGCCTCGAATCCCACCGTCATGGGAACGCCGTACGGCGAGGCGCTAACCCTGGCTTCCGATTATGTTCGGGTCGATCCGGGCAAGGGGGACGACTACATCGCCGTGTCGGGCGAGGGCGGCGGTGAGATCATCTTCCGTGCGAACGATGGGCACGATATCCTCGACAATCCCGGATCGGGTTTCCATCGATCGGATACGCTTGTCCTGCAGGGGCTGAACCCTGCCGATATCTCCCTGAAGCGAACCGGAGACCAGATGAGCGTCACGGTCCTGGCAACGAACGCGGTCTTCCACGCGCAATTCCAATTTTGGCAAGGTGGCCAGGATCAGGGACTTGACTTCATCCGCTTCGCCGATGGAACGACGTGGGATCGTACTCGCTTCGAACAGGAGGTCGTCCCGCCAGCAACTGGCGCGACGTATGATGCACGACCTCAGGTTCTTGCCAGTCAACTCGTGCAAGCCGCCTCCGCTTTCGATCAGAGCAGGGGGGCAATCGAGTTCAGTATGTCAAACTATAACAATAAGGGATTTGATACGATGTTTTTTGCTCGGGAAGCAGCGTAA
- a CDS encoding HlyD family type I secretion periplasmic adaptor subunit yields MNALLRHWDVVRSALADEKERARNLVRSDEVSFLPAALEIIERPVSPTARATTWTSLILLVLAVAWLVFGRVDIVASAQGRLIPADHVKLIQPAEAGVVRAILVYDGQLVRRGQPLVELDPTVSAAEAVQARRALEAAELDAARARALLSALDGHGLIFNAPQGTSAGIVADQTALARARLDDILATAAGHAADRQAAVAARGEADIQAAKLSETLPLLDEQVAANEQLLAKGFVSKLKVIEMRRQRLAAARDRDMAVKTSAKAAAQITQAGSGMDQSRAAARALILTDLTKADADVRLRREELTKAAQRSSLRTMTSPADGTIAQLAVHTVGGVVEPAQPIMVVVPSTGAIVAEVSVLNKDVGFVRAGQSVAVKLEAFPFTRYGTLPGRVRSISSDAVEDPKLGLVYTARISLDRTSIDRDGTNVSVTPGMAATADIRTGTRRIVSYLLSPINEARKQAGRER; encoded by the coding sequence GTGAACGCGCTACTTCGCCACTGGGACGTCGTCCGGTCTGCGCTTGCCGATGAGAAGGAGCGCGCGCGCAATTTGGTGCGGTCGGACGAGGTCTCGTTTCTTCCGGCGGCGCTCGAGATCATTGAACGACCGGTTTCTCCAACGGCGCGTGCTACGACCTGGACGTCCCTGATACTCCTGGTCCTCGCGGTGGCGTGGCTCGTGTTCGGCCGGGTCGACATCGTCGCCTCGGCTCAAGGCCGCCTCATCCCGGCCGATCATGTCAAGTTGATACAGCCGGCGGAAGCAGGCGTCGTCCGCGCCATTCTGGTATATGATGGTCAGCTTGTGCGAAGAGGACAACCGCTTGTCGAATTGGATCCTACCGTGTCGGCAGCGGAAGCGGTGCAGGCGCGCCGCGCGCTGGAGGCCGCCGAACTCGATGCGGCGAGAGCGCGCGCACTTCTCTCGGCACTGGATGGCCACGGCCTGATTTTCAACGCGCCTCAAGGCACATCCGCCGGGATCGTCGCGGATCAAACGGCGCTGGCGCGTGCGCGGCTGGATGACATTCTGGCGACCGCGGCGGGACATGCGGCTGATCGCCAGGCGGCGGTCGCCGCGCGCGGGGAAGCAGACATCCAGGCCGCGAAATTGTCCGAAACGCTGCCATTGCTCGACGAACAGGTCGCCGCGAACGAGCAGTTGCTGGCCAAGGGGTTCGTGTCCAAACTGAAGGTGATCGAGATGCGGCGGCAACGGCTTGCCGCCGCGCGCGATCGGGACATGGCGGTTAAAACCTCAGCGAAGGCTGCGGCGCAAATAACGCAGGCCGGCAGCGGCATGGACCAGTCGCGCGCCGCGGCTCGCGCACTGATCCTGACCGACCTGACCAAGGCCGATGCGGACGTGCGGCTGAGGCGGGAGGAACTGACAAAAGCGGCTCAGCGCTCGAGCCTTCGGACCATGACGAGCCCTGCGGACGGTACCATCGCCCAGCTGGCCGTGCACACGGTGGGTGGGGTCGTGGAGCCCGCCCAGCCGATCATGGTGGTCGTCCCCAGCACCGGCGCGATCGTGGCCGAGGTAAGCGTGCTCAACAAGGACGTCGGCTTCGTTCGCGCGGGCCAGTCGGTTGCCGTCAAGCTCGAAGCATTCCCGTTCACCCGATACGGCACCCTTCCAGGGCGCGTGCGCAGCATCAGTTCCGATGCCGTTGAAGACCCGAAACTCGGGCTGGTCTACACCGCCCGCATATCGCTTGATCGCACCAGCATCGATCGTGACGGAACGAATGTTTCCGTCACCCCAGGTATGGCCGCTACCGCCGACATCCGTACCGGGACGCGGCGGATCGTCAGCTATCTGCTCAGTCCGATCAATGAAGCGCGCAAGCAGGCGGGGCGTGAACGATGA
- a CDS encoding type I secretion system permease/ATPase yields MDGTGRDRLAGHSETGLVALATLLAVHKYVADPDQLRHELGHDRPVDAGDVLRLAKRRDGVRAKSMEADFASLHRLPLPAMASGPEGWFVIGRASATEVLIHRPGHAIEKRTHKALAEIWSGQLVLVTTRESVGGVSGRFDVTWFIPQIVRYRRLIGEVLLITLALNVLGLAAPLFFQNVIDKVLVHNTLATLQVLSIGFLVVSVWETVFGWLRTRLYSETSQKLDVELGARLFRHLLGLPLSYFEGRRVGDTVTRIRQLESIREFLTNASLSVLVDPAFTIVFLVAMWIYSPLLFWIVAATIPAYITVSLLVTGPLRRRLDEKYERGSANNALLVESVSGMQTVKAAAVEPQWQDRWERQLAGYSAANQRVINLSNTGSQGVQLISKLSLAAILFFGAREVIGGALTVGGLVAFNMFAQRVSGPVIRMAQLWQDFQQVRLSIDRLGDVLNSPVEPGAGSRVALPALKGAIRFDAVKFRYALDGPWTLEDISFDLPPGGTLGIAGSSGSGKSTLTKLLQRLYTPAGGRILIDGVDIAQIDPAWLRRQIGVVLQENLLFNRSIRENIALANPAMPLANVMAAAQLSGAHDFILALPQGFDTIIEERGVNLSGGQRQRIAIARALVTQPRILILDEATSALDAESEEIIQTNLKAMARGRTVLIIAHRLSAIRQCDRIMTLEKGRIVETGSHDELLRQGGRYANLHRRQMGQQGRAG; encoded by the coding sequence GTGGATGGGACAGGGCGCGACCGATTGGCCGGTCATTCCGAAACGGGCCTCGTCGCGCTTGCCACGCTGCTTGCCGTTCATAAGTATGTCGCCGATCCCGACCAATTGCGTCATGAGCTTGGCCACGACCGGCCGGTCGATGCTGGCGATGTTCTTCGCCTCGCCAAACGTCGCGATGGCGTGCGGGCGAAGTCTATGGAAGCCGACTTCGCCAGTCTTCATCGCCTGCCGTTGCCGGCGATGGCCAGTGGACCTGAAGGCTGGTTTGTCATCGGGCGCGCTTCGGCAACCGAAGTGCTGATCCATCGTCCGGGCCATGCGATCGAAAAGCGAACGCACAAGGCACTTGCCGAAATCTGGTCGGGACAGCTCGTGCTGGTCACGACGCGTGAAAGCGTCGGTGGCGTCAGCGGCCGCTTCGACGTCACCTGGTTCATCCCGCAGATCGTGCGTTACCGCCGGCTGATCGGTGAGGTGCTGCTGATTACACTGGCGTTGAATGTGTTGGGCCTGGCCGCGCCGTTGTTCTTCCAGAACGTCATCGACAAGGTGCTGGTCCACAACACGCTGGCGACGCTGCAGGTACTCTCGATCGGCTTTCTGGTCGTATCGGTATGGGAGACTGTCTTCGGATGGCTGCGCACCCGGCTTTATTCGGAAACCAGCCAGAAGCTCGACGTGGAACTGGGCGCCAGGCTCTTTCGCCATCTGCTTGGCCTGCCGCTGTCCTATTTCGAAGGGCGCCGCGTCGGAGATACCGTTACCCGGATCCGGCAACTGGAATCGATCCGCGAGTTTCTCACCAACGCGTCGCTTTCCGTGCTCGTCGATCCGGCCTTCACCATCGTCTTCCTCGTGGCGATGTGGATCTATTCACCGCTACTCTTCTGGATCGTCGCTGCGACCATTCCTGCTTACATCACCGTATCCCTCCTCGTGACCGGACCATTGCGACGGCGCCTCGATGAGAAATACGAGCGCGGTTCCGCGAACAACGCCCTGCTTGTCGAAAGTGTGTCCGGTATGCAGACGGTCAAGGCCGCCGCAGTCGAACCGCAATGGCAGGATCGCTGGGAACGTCAACTTGCCGGTTATAGCGCCGCCAACCAGCGCGTGATCAATCTCAGCAACACCGGCAGCCAAGGGGTCCAGCTCATCTCGAAACTGAGCCTGGCGGCAATATTGTTCTTTGGCGCACGCGAGGTCATCGGCGGTGCACTGACGGTGGGTGGGCTCGTTGCGTTCAACATGTTCGCGCAGCGCGTGTCTGGCCCCGTGATCCGCATGGCGCAGCTGTGGCAGGATTTCCAGCAGGTGCGGCTGTCGATCGACCGGCTGGGCGATGTTCTGAACAGCCCTGTGGAGCCCGGTGCCGGATCGCGGGTCGCGCTGCCGGCACTCAAGGGCGCGATCCGGTTCGACGCCGTGAAGTTTCGCTATGCGCTGGATGGCCCCTGGACGCTGGAGGATATCAGCTTCGATCTGCCGCCCGGCGGCACGCTCGGGATCGCCGGATCGTCGGGGTCGGGCAAATCGACGCTGACCAAGCTGCTCCAGAGGCTCTACACGCCGGCCGGCGGCCGCATCCTCATCGACGGCGTCGACATTGCGCAAATCGATCCCGCCTGGCTGCGGCGCCAGATCGGCGTGGTGTTGCAGGAAAATTTACTGTTCAACCGCTCGATCCGCGAAAATATCGCGCTCGCCAACCCAGCCATGCCGCTCGCCAATGTCATGGCGGCGGCACAGCTTTCGGGAGCGCACGACTTCATTCTCGCGCTGCCGCAGGGCTTCGATACGATCATCGAAGAGCGCGGCGTCAACCTGTCGGGCGGACAGCGACAACGGATCGCGATTGCCCGCGCGCTTGTCACCCAGCCGCGTATCCTGATCCTCGACGAAGCCACCTCGGCGCTTGATGCCGAGAGCGAGGAGATCATCCAGACGAACCTGAAGGCAATGGCGAGGGGCCGCACCGTGCTCATCATCGCCCACCGCCTCTCCGCGATCCGGCAATGCGACCGGATCATGACGCTGGAGAAGGGCCGGATCGTCGAGACGGGCAGCCATGACGAACTGCTGCGGCAAGGCGGTCGCTATGCGAACCTGCACCGCCGGCAGATGGGGCAGCAAGGACGTGCAGGGTGA
- a CDS encoding LacI family DNA-binding transcriptional regulator: MPTIIDVAARAGVSTATVSRVLSQPDRVAEPTRHRVLEVVRALDYRPNVAARTLRTLRAAKILLTVPDISNPFFASVIRGAEEAARDAGYAVVVGDTRHDPEVEDQYAEMLSRREVDGLIFLGHRLPVSLAPLLARQGGAAPIVNGCEYSPDIGVPSVHIDNAAASAAMVGHLVGLGHRAIGLITGPTISPISRDRLAGAMDAAARAGLAGGVSVRTGDYSARSGFEQADALLQRGATALFCFSDEMALGAISAVGARGLSCPRDVSVAGFDDLPLARYFQPALTTIAQPKAMIGRRTVELLVAILREVEGPSRHVTLDHELVVRGSTGPVRAGLRAPRS, encoded by the coding sequence ATGCCGACGATCATCGACGTCGCCGCCAGGGCCGGGGTCTCCACCGCGACGGTATCGCGCGTGCTGAGCCAGCCCGATCGCGTTGCGGAACCGACCCGTCACCGGGTGCTGGAGGTGGTGCGCGCGCTGGATTACCGACCCAATGTCGCGGCCCGGACGTTGCGGACGCTGCGCGCCGCCAAGATCCTGCTGACCGTGCCCGACATCTCCAACCCGTTCTTCGCGAGCGTCATCCGCGGCGCGGAGGAAGCGGCACGCGACGCCGGCTATGCGGTGGTGGTCGGCGACACGCGACACGACCCGGAGGTGGAGGACCAATATGCCGAGATGCTGTCCCGGCGCGAGGTCGACGGCCTGATATTCCTGGGCCATCGCCTGCCGGTCAGCCTGGCGCCGCTGCTTGCGCGGCAGGGGGGCGCGGCGCCGATCGTCAACGGGTGCGAATACAGCCCCGACATCGGTGTCCCGAGCGTCCACATCGACAATGCGGCGGCGAGTGCGGCAATGGTCGGCCATCTGGTCGGGCTGGGCCATCGCGCCATCGGACTGATCACCGGACCGACGATCAGTCCGATCAGCCGCGACCGTCTGGCCGGCGCGATGGATGCGGCGGCGCGGGCGGGACTGGCGGGCGGCGTGAGCGTGCGGACCGGCGATTATTCGGCGCGATCGGGGTTCGAACAGGCGGACGCGCTGCTGCAGCGCGGCGCGACGGCCCTGTTCTGCTTCAGCGACGAAATGGCGCTGGGGGCGATCAGCGCGGTGGGCGCGCGGGGCCTGTCCTGCCCGCGCGACGTGTCGGTGGCGGGGTTCGACGACCTGCCGCTCGCCCGCTATTTCCAGCCGGCGCTGACCACGATCGCGCAGCCCAAGGCGATGATCGGCCGGCGTACGGTCGAACTGCTCGTGGCGATCCTGCGCGAAGTCGAGGGGCCGAGCCGGCACGTGACGCTGGACCACGAACTGGTCGTCCGGGGGAGTACCGGCCCGGTGCGCGCGGGGCTTCGGGCGCCGCGGTCCTGA